A window of the bacterium genome harbors these coding sequences:
- a CDS encoding dihydrofolate reductase family protein: protein MPKMRVHAFGISVDGYSAGPSQSLENPLGIGGLALHDWVFSTRAFQRMHGRDGGTTGIDDDFAARGFENIGAWIIGRNMFGPVRGPWPDENWKGWWGENPPYHVPVFVLTHYSRAPISMAGGTTFHFVTDGIHAAVERASAAANEKDIRIGGGVATIQQFLRAGLIDHLHLAISPILLGSGEQLFANIDMLKLGYQCAEHVCTPKATHVVLEPILRPSVGRR from the coding sequence ATGCCTAAGATGAGAGTCCACGCGTTTGGGATTTCGGTCGACGGGTACAGTGCTGGGCCAAGTCAAAGCCTTGAGAATCCACTCGGCATTGGCGGCTTGGCGTTGCACGATTGGGTGTTTTCGACTCGCGCCTTTCAACGCATGCATGGAAGAGACGGCGGAACGACAGGAATTGACGATGATTTTGCCGCGCGTGGTTTCGAAAACATCGGAGCATGGATCATCGGACGCAACATGTTTGGGCCTGTCCGGGGGCCCTGGCCTGACGAGAACTGGAAAGGGTGGTGGGGTGAAAACCCACCGTACCACGTTCCAGTATTTGTGCTGACCCACTACTCGCGAGCCCCCATTTCGATGGCGGGCGGGACTACGTTCCATTTCGTCACCGACGGTATTCATGCTGCCGTAGAGCGGGCTTCCGCAGCAGCAAACGAAAAAGACATTCGCATTGGAGGAGGCGTTGCCACGATCCAACAGTTTCTGCGCGCTGGACTGATTGACCATCTCCATCTCGCCATTTCGCCGATACTTCTCGGGTCGGGCGAGCAGTTGTTCGCGAACATCGACATGCTCAAGCTCGGTTACCAATGCGCCGAGCACGTGTGCACGCCAAAAGCGACCCACGTGGTCTTAGAACCTATCCTAAGACCATCAGTCGGTAGACGATGA